GTGGACGACAGCCATGTTGCTCAGGGAAATGAGCCGCGAGTTAATTTCTTGATTTTTCACTACACCGCAGAAAATGAAGCGAATTCATTAACCGTGCTGACCGGAGAAAATGTCAGTGTGCATTATCTGATCAATGCTGTGCCGAATGAGATTTCAAGTAAGCCGGTGGTGCTACAACTGGTGCCCGAAGACCGCAGAGCATGGCACGCAGGCGCCAGTTTTTGGCGTGGGCGAATGAATCTGAATGATACTTCGGTAGGAATTGAACTGGTTAATCCGGGCTATCATAAAGTGGGAACTGAACGACGTTGGGAGCCCTATACGGATGAACAAATAGCGTTACTGATTACATTATCGAATGACATTATCAAACGTAATCAGATTAAGCCGGAGAACGTGCTCGGGCACAGTGATATTTCCCCTCAGCGCAAAGTGGACCCCGGCCCTCTGTTCCCGTGGCAAAAGCTGGCGCAGGCAGGTATCGGTGCATGGCCGGATGCCGGGCGGGTGAGTCACTATTTGGCTATTCGGCAATTGGAGAAAAACCCTGATATTGCAGTCATACAAAAGAACCTGAATCGCTATGGTTATCAGCTACCTTCAAATGGTGTATTGGATGATGAAACCCGCAGGGTGGTTAAAGCATTCCAGATGCATTTTCGGCAGGCTAATTACTCAGGCATCCCGGATGCGGAAACATTAGCTATTCTGGATGCCTTGCTGGAAAAATATCGATCCTGATGAATAACCGCTTTAGGGGAAGATGTGACATCGCAATCGCATTAACGAGCATCCTTTTTTGAGGCGGCTTGTCGATCTAATTCTTCAGCCAGATAAGCGATTCGCTTTGCCATGCCTTTAAATATAAACAGGTGGGCAGGCATCATCACAAACCAGTACAACAGGCCACCGAAACCAGCAGGGTGCCACCAAGCGCGAACGTCCAGTTCTCGAAACGGTTTATTATCATTGATGCTTAGCGTTAGTCGGCCCAATCCGGGGGCTTTCATACCAAATAGCATGGCTAATTGGCGCAGTGGCTTGATGGAAATCACTCGCCATGAGTCAATATGGTCGCCTATCGCTAGTTGATCTTTGTCGGGTCTGCCATAGCGTTTTTCCCCACCTAGCAGGTCGTCCATCCAACCGCGGATATTCCACAAATAGTTAGCGTAGAAGTAACCTTCCGTTCCCCCAACTTGTTGAATAATTTGCCAGAGGCTTTCAGCGCTAGCCGTGGTTTTTATGGTATAGCCAGCATGTTTGGGGTAGAAGGCATAGCCCGGTCGCCAGCGCGCTCTGGCCTCAGGGTCATATCCCCAATCGGCAGAGTTTACCGCTGATTGCTCTTTTTGCATGGTGCTGATAACCGCTTCATCATAATTAATCAGCGTTTGTGGTATGAGTTGCTGTAACGGTGCGGCATCTGCGGGTAGGTTATGCTTTAAACCTTCAATTAAGGCTTTGGCCGTAGTGGTTGGGACCGTGGTAATCATATTCAACCAATATACGGAAATCAGTTGAGTTGGTAGGGGAATAGGAATAATCCAGCGCTTCTTGGCGGTGATTTTAATAAAACGCTCAAACATATTCTGATAGCTGATGTATTCCGGTCCAGCCACGTCAAATATCCGATTTTCTGGCGCTGGGTAATCAATAATTTGAGATAAATAGGTCAGCAAGTTTTCCAACGCTACCGGTGAAGATTTGGAGCGAACCCAGCGTGGAGGGGTAAGAATTGGCAGGCTATAGACCATATCCCGCATCACTTCAAAGGCAGCGGAACCTGCGCCAATGATGATTCCGGCCCGTAGTTCGGTAACGGGAATACCGCTGGCGCGTAAAGTATCGCCGGTAATTTGACGTGCCAGTAAGTGTTGAGAGGAGATGCTTTCTTTTGGCTGTATGGCACCTAAAAAGACAATCTGTTTTACGTCGGATTGCTTTAAAGCCAGTTGGAGGTTTTGCGCCGCCATCTTTTCGCTATAAAGAAAGTCTGCCGTTTCTCCCATGCTGTGAACCAGATAGTAGACCACATCAATGTTATTCAGCGCGGGTGTGATGGTTTCTGGTTTAAATAAGTCCACATACTGACAGCTCACATTGGGAATCTGCTGTGCTTTCAGCCACTCAATACGTCGGGCCGCCGCAGTGACATGATGCCCCTGAGTGGTCAAATAGGGGATAAGATTTTGCCCAATATATCCGCTGGCTCCGAGGATTAAAATACGTTGTGGCGTCATAGCGTGGCCCTGATATGTTCTTATTGAGTTAATAAATTGTTACTTATTGTAAAGGGTAGCATAAGAAAGAAGAAAGCGTTA
Above is a window of Limnobaculum parvum DNA encoding:
- a CDS encoding N-acetylmuramoyl-L-alanine amidase; amino-acid sequence: MISVIVGLISGCSAIHDRGSYWVDDSHVAQGNEPRVNFLIFHYTAENEANSLTVLTGENVSVHYLINAVPNEISSKPVVLQLVPEDRRAWHAGASFWRGRMNLNDTSVGIELVNPGYHKVGTERRWEPYTDEQIALLITLSNDIIKRNQIKPENVLGHSDISPQRKVDPGPLFPWQKLAQAGIGAWPDAGRVSHYLAIRQLEKNPDIAVIQKNLNRYGYQLPSNGVLDDETRRVVKAFQMHFRQANYSGIPDAETLAILDALLEKYRS
- a CDS encoding DUF2867 domain-containing protein, coding for MTPQRILILGASGYIGQNLIPYLTTQGHHVTAAARRIEWLKAQQIPNVSCQYVDLFKPETITPALNNIDVVYYLVHSMGETADFLYSEKMAAQNLQLALKQSDVKQIVFLGAIQPKESISSQHLLARQITGDTLRASGIPVTELRAGIIIGAGSAAFEVMRDMVYSLPILTPPRWVRSKSSPVALENLLTYLSQIIDYPAPENRIFDVAGPEYISYQNMFERFIKITAKKRWIIPIPLPTQLISVYWLNMITTVPTTTAKALIEGLKHNLPADAAPLQQLIPQTLINYDEAVISTMQKEQSAVNSADWGYDPEARARWRPGYAFYPKHAGYTIKTTASAESLWQIIQQVGGTEGYFYANYLWNIRGWMDDLLGGEKRYGRPDKDQLAIGDHIDSWRVISIKPLRQLAMLFGMKAPGLGRLTLSINDNKPFRELDVRAWWHPAGFGGLLYWFVMMPAHLFIFKGMAKRIAYLAEELDRQAASKKDAR